A single region of the Gephyromycinifex aptenodytis genome encodes:
- a CDS encoding FecCD family ABC transporter permease, translating into MLPESASAAAGRAAAEQVVARRQWLAALTVVVAALVLLAVMWVSSFNGIADVTPARLLAWLGVPTGSEPLSRTEWIVFTEIRGPRVVMGCLAGIALALCGITMQVITGNAMASPFTTGIANAAAFGAATVIVFGWQVAASTELAMVLGAFAWAVLCSVLVFGIARLKSLGSMALVLTGIAMNYLFSAMNAAMQYIAGEQQLAAVVNWTFGNLGQASWLQIGALAGLLCVAVPGALLAARSFTLLSMGEESALASGVRVRRLRGVAGIGVTFLAATVVSFTGVIGFVGLVAPHLAAMIVGHDYRYRLPLAGLLGAILLVVADHVGRVAFSPVTIPVGIVVSFVGVPLFVWLIVRQRPGALA; encoded by the coding sequence GTGCTGCCTGAGTCTGCTTCGGCGGCGGCCGGTCGGGCCGCCGCCGAGCAGGTGGTCGCCCGGCGGCAGTGGCTGGCTGCGTTGACCGTGGTCGTAGCCGCGCTGGTGCTGCTCGCCGTGATGTGGGTGAGTTCGTTCAACGGAATCGCCGACGTCACCCCGGCGCGCCTGCTGGCCTGGCTGGGCGTGCCGACCGGTAGTGAGCCGTTGTCCCGCACGGAGTGGATCGTCTTCACCGAGATCCGCGGTCCGCGGGTGGTCATGGGATGTCTGGCCGGGATTGCTTTGGCGCTGTGCGGCATCACGATGCAGGTCATCACCGGCAACGCGATGGCCAGCCCGTTCACGACAGGCATCGCCAACGCTGCGGCGTTCGGGGCTGCCACGGTGATCGTCTTCGGGTGGCAGGTGGCCGCCTCCACGGAGTTGGCCATGGTCCTCGGGGCATTCGCCTGGGCCGTGCTGTGTTCGGTGCTGGTGTTCGGGATCGCCCGGCTCAAAAGCTTGGGCAGCATGGCGCTGGTGTTGACCGGCATCGCCATGAACTATCTGTTCTCGGCCATGAACGCCGCCATGCAGTACATCGCCGGTGAGCAGCAGTTGGCAGCGGTCGTCAACTGGACCTTCGGCAACCTCGGTCAGGCTTCGTGGCTGCAGATCGGGGCGCTCGCTGGTCTGTTGTGCGTGGCGGTCCCTGGTGCCCTGCTCGCAGCCCGCTCCTTCACGTTGCTGTCGATGGGGGAAGAGAGCGCCCTGGCCAGCGGGGTGCGGGTGCGCCGCCTGCGCGGGGTGGCCGGGATCGGGGTCACCTTCCTTGCGGCGACCGTCGTGAGTTTCACCGGCGTGATCGGGTTCGTCGGTCTGGTCGCGCCACACCTGGCCGCGATGATCGTCGGGCACGACTACCGCTACCGGTTGCCGTTGGCCGGGCTGCTGGGAGCGATCCTGTTGGTCGTGGCCGATCACGTCGGCCGGGTCGCGTTCTCTCCGGTGACGATTCCGGTGGGGATCGTCGTCTCCTTCGTCGGGGTGCCGTTGTTCGTGTGGCTCATCGTGCGGCAGCGACCGGGGGCCTTGGCATGA
- a CDS encoding ABC transporter substrate-binding protein, which yields MVLTRGTGTVLVAVTALTLAACGNASPEAQSPESTNTQSFTVVDDVGRNVTFDKPVTKAVVANRYNSELIRAMGSIDKVIAVDTNTAQDRKYWKQFDPDQVIGKGQSELNYEQIITLAPDVLITPKNGPYEQDAAKLDKAGIKVVVVTGWDNSQLPKQVDILGKVFDNEEGAKKVNAFFTGTLDKVKERTGSITPKKTVYWEYGDPFTTCIPGTSNDGWHNMLVSAGATNLFGDPSITGDTIDPEKVLSGDPDLIIKTTSGKALKNTGISTPPSAQEMQEVVDEMTSRPGWSQLKAVKNNNLYVATGFAHGGLGKVIGTVYTAKWLYPEQMKDIDPDAIFDEWMQMQGQSPIKGHTFRAGTPGAA from the coding sequence GTGGTTCTCACCCGAGGCACCGGCACCGTCCTGGTCGCTGTCACCGCCCTCACCCTGGCGGCGTGCGGAAACGCCTCGCCGGAAGCCCAGAGCCCCGAATCCACGAACACGCAGTCGTTCACCGTCGTCGACGACGTGGGCCGCAACGTCACCTTCGACAAGCCTGTCACCAAAGCCGTCGTGGCCAACCGGTACAACAGCGAGCTGATCCGAGCAATGGGCAGCATCGACAAGGTGATCGCCGTCGACACCAACACCGCCCAGGATCGCAAGTACTGGAAGCAGTTCGACCCCGATCAGGTCATCGGTAAGGGCCAGAGTGAGCTCAACTATGAGCAGATCATCACGCTGGCCCCCGACGTGCTCATCACCCCCAAGAACGGCCCCTACGAGCAGGACGCGGCCAAACTCGACAAGGCCGGGATCAAGGTCGTCGTGGTGACCGGTTGGGACAACAGCCAGTTGCCCAAGCAGGTCGACATCCTGGGCAAGGTCTTCGACAACGAGGAGGGCGCGAAGAAGGTCAACGCTTTCTTCACCGGCACCTTGGACAAGGTCAAGGAGCGCACAGGTTCGATCACCCCGAAGAAGACGGTGTACTGGGAGTACGGCGACCCGTTCACGACCTGCATCCCGGGAACCTCCAACGACGGCTGGCACAACATGCTCGTGTCGGCGGGCGCGACGAACCTCTTCGGTGACCCGTCAATCACCGGCGACACGATCGACCCCGAGAAGGTCCTCAGCGGCGATCCCGACCTCATTATCAAGACCACCTCCGGCAAAGCGCTGAAGAACACCGGCATCTCGACGCCGCCCTCGGCGCAGGAGATGCAGGAGGTCGTCGATGAGATGACATCGCGTCCCGGCTGGTCGCAGTTGAAGGCCGTGAAGAACAACAACCTCTACGTCGCCACCGGGTTCGCGCACGGCGGACTCGGCAAGGTGATCGGCACCGTCTACACCGCCAAGTGGCTCTACCCGGAGCAGATGAAGGACATCGACCCGGACGCCATCTTCGATGAGTGGATGCAGATGCAGGGTCAGTCCCCGATCAAGGGCCACACATTCCGGGCCGGAACGCCCGGTGCTGCCTGA
- the codB gene encoding cytosine permease has translation MSTSHSDTAVGPRDEDYAFEAVPLQARHGFWSVGFVMLGFTFFSASMSVGAKLGNGLDLGGYVLAVLLGGTFLAVYTGALAYLGARTGLSMDLIARRAFGEQGSYLPSALISLTQMGWFGVGVAMFAIPTAAILSVNPWVIVLVAGGLMTASAYFGIRAIEIVSYISVPLIAVLGTWSMISATHAGGGLAQVFGGATGMPLITAVGLVIGSFISGGTATPNFTRFAATPRSAVLTTVVAFLIGNTLMFSFGAVGGAFTGKDDIFYVMIAQGLALPAILVLGANIWTTNNNALYSSGLGFANITKAPRRPLVLLAGVVGTLSAMWLYDNFVSWLSFLSAALPPVGAIFIADFLRRRAAYDPAATTSPGVRIGAVIGVLLGGLAGWFLPFGVASINAMIIALVCYAIGDLVQGRTPVASGPRDLDDDDDLVEVTR, from the coding sequence ATGTCGACGTCGCACAGCGACACCGCGGTAGGGCCCCGCGACGAGGACTACGCCTTCGAGGCGGTGCCGCTGCAGGCCCGCCACGGGTTCTGGTCCGTCGGGTTCGTCATGCTCGGCTTCACCTTCTTCTCGGCGAGCATGAGCGTCGGTGCAAAACTCGGCAACGGTCTCGACCTCGGCGGATACGTGCTCGCCGTGCTCCTGGGGGGAACGTTTCTCGCGGTCTACACCGGCGCGCTGGCCTACCTCGGCGCCCGCACCGGTCTGAGCATGGACCTCATCGCCCGCCGCGCCTTCGGTGAGCAGGGTAGCTACCTGCCTTCGGCCCTGATCTCCCTGACGCAGATGGGCTGGTTCGGGGTCGGGGTGGCGATGTTCGCCATCCCCACCGCGGCGATCCTGTCCGTCAACCCCTGGGTCATCGTGCTCGTCGCGGGCGGGCTGATGACGGCCTCCGCCTACTTCGGGATCCGGGCCATCGAGATCGTCAGCTACATCTCGGTGCCGCTCATCGCGGTGCTCGGCACCTGGTCGATGATCTCGGCGACCCATGCCGGGGGAGGGCTTGCCCAGGTCTTCGGCGGCGCTACCGGGATGCCGCTGATCACCGCCGTCGGTCTGGTCATCGGCTCGTTCATCTCCGGCGGCACCGCCACACCGAACTTCACCCGGTTCGCGGCCACCCCGCGCAGCGCCGTCCTGACGACGGTCGTGGCATTCCTCATCGGAAACACGCTCATGTTCAGCTTCGGTGCTGTCGGTGGTGCCTTCACCGGCAAGGACGACATCTTCTACGTGATGATCGCCCAGGGTTTGGCGCTCCCGGCGATCCTCGTGCTCGGCGCCAACATCTGGACGACGAACAACAACGCGCTGTACTCCTCTGGGCTCGGTTTCGCCAACATCACCAAGGCGCCGCGTCGCCCGCTCGTGCTTCTTGCCGGTGTGGTCGGCACCCTGAGTGCGATGTGGCTCTACGACAACTTCGTCTCGTGGCTGAGCTTCTTGTCGGCGGCGCTACCCCCGGTCGGGGCCATCTTCATCGCTGACTTCCTGCGGCGCCGGGCCGCCTACGACCCAGCCGCGACGACCTCACCCGGGGTACGCATCGGTGCGGTCATCGGCGTCCTTCTGGGAGGCTTGGCCGGATGGTTCCTGCCGTTCGGGGTGGCCTCGATCAATGCCATGATCATCGCCCTGGTCTGCTACGCGATCGGTGACCTCGTGCAGGGGCGCACCCCGGTGGCGAGCGGCCCACGTGACCTCGATGACGACGACGACCTGGTAGAGGTAACCCGATGA